One part of the Pecten maximus chromosome 9, xPecMax1.1, whole genome shotgun sequence genome encodes these proteins:
- the LOC117334060 gene encoding immediate early response 3-interacting protein 1-like, with amino-acid sequence MAFGLYSLIEAIILCLNAVCVLHEERFLAKIGWGTDQRGFGEDPSMKTQLLNLIRSIRTVMRIPLIGINIMVIGFKLILG; translated from the exons ATGGCTTTCGGCTTGTATTCACTTATAGAAGCCATAATACTGTGTTTAAATGCAGTATGCGTACTTCACGAAGAGCGATTTCTCGCTAAAA TTGGCTGGGGAACAGACCAGAGGGGATTTGGTGAAGACCCGAGTATGAAAACTCAATTACTTAACTTGATACGATCTATAAGGACTGTGATGAGAA TACCTCTGATTGGAATAAATATCATGGTAATTGGATTTAAATTAATACTTGGATAA
- the LOC117334061 gene encoding uncharacterized protein LOC117334061 has protein sequence MKIAIVCVLLSAVCLSQALLFDDLFGPPPTHCTTDADCSDGCCLYDGFRHTCSHRTISYLQRCHLNGHEYSSCGCADGYHCESLDHLSLAIESSNIPPGYGVCEHGVGNRTTTKAPLVAVEQG, from the exons ATGAAGATCGCAATAGTCTGCGTTCTACTGTCGGCCGTATGTCTTAGTCAG GCGTTGTTGTTTGATGACCTGTTCGGCCCACCTCCCACCCACTGTACCACAGACGCGGACTGTAGTGACGGATGTTGCTTGTATGACGGGTTCCGACATACCTGTTCCCACAGGACCATTAGTTATCTACAGCGGTGTCACCTTAACGgtcatgaatattcatcatGTGGCTGTGCTGACG GATATCATTGTGAATCCCTGGATCATCTGAGCCTTGCTATTGAATCATCAAATATTCCTCCCGGATACGGAGTCTGTGAGCACGGCGTAGGAAACCGAACAACGACCAAAGCGCCTCTCGTAGCAGTTGAACAAGGCTAA